The proteins below are encoded in one region of Nitrospira sp.:
- a CDS encoding outer membrane protein, with the protein MMLRMVNRLRFIPDWCGVHFTVGLMVLIVTPAWGAERYVVGVMNQQVVIEKSKTGRKALDELKAYSAARQKIIASDEDELKSLETAAQETGLKEEQRREKESLFRTKLEAYQRRIQGFNREIQQKQNEMVAEYGTRIGAAAEAVAKRHGYAAVIDEGTESNVRIVIYRHPSIDMTDEVIKEFDARVNRAK; encoded by the coding sequence GTGATGCTTCGAATGGTGAACAGGTTGCGCTTCATTCCGGACTGGTGTGGCGTGCACTTTACAGTCGGGTTGATGGTGTTGATCGTGACGCCCGCCTGGGGGGCGGAGCGCTACGTGGTGGGCGTGATGAATCAGCAGGTCGTCATCGAGAAATCCAAGACTGGACGCAAGGCGTTGGATGAACTGAAGGCCTATTCGGCGGCCCGACAAAAGATCATCGCCTCCGATGAGGACGAGCTCAAGTCGTTGGAGACGGCCGCGCAAGAGACGGGTCTGAAGGAGGAGCAGCGGCGGGAAAAGGAGTCATTATTCCGAACCAAGCTCGAGGCCTATCAGCGTCGTATCCAGGGCTTCAATCGTGAGATTCAGCAAAAACAAAATGAGATGGTGGCGGAATATGGCACACGTATCGGCGCCGCGGCGGAGGCGGTGGCCAAGCGCCACGGCTATGCGGCGGTGATCGACGAAGGGACCGAGAGCAATGTGCGCATCGTCATTTATCGCCATCCGTCGATCGATATGACGGATGAAGTCATCAAGGAGTTCGATGCGCGTGTGAATCGCGCGAAATAG
- a CDS encoding outer membrane protein: MLFAFFLAACAQPNGNGKIAEGRIAVIDAQRVLNESVPGKKAKETLGTFTKNRQALIELEERDLRRMEEDFVKQNSVLSAGAKREREEAFRRRMADYQQKAAEMNREVQEKQKEVLEAFRERLEQVVERMAKQLGVQIVVERGRGTPTIYSDASLDISERVIDELNKE; encoded by the coding sequence GTGCTCTTCGCATTTTTCCTGGCGGCCTGTGCGCAGCCCAATGGGAATGGGAAGATCGCGGAGGGACGTATTGCCGTCATCGATGCACAACGGGTGCTCAACGAAAGTGTGCCGGGCAAGAAAGCCAAAGAGACGTTGGGGACCTTTACCAAGAATCGTCAGGCGCTGATCGAGTTGGAAGAGCGCGACCTGCGACGCATGGAAGAAGATTTTGTCAAGCAAAACAGTGTGCTCAGTGCCGGCGCCAAACGGGAGCGGGAAGAGGCATTTCGTCGACGCATGGCCGACTATCAGCAGAAGGCGGCCGAAATGAATCGAGAAGTGCAGGAAAAGCAAAAAGAGGTGCTCGAGGCCTTTCGCGAGCGCTTGGAGCAGGTCGTAGAACGGATGGCCAAACAGTTGGGCGTGCAGATCGTGGTGGAACGCGGTCGCGGAACGCCGACCATTTACAGTGACGCGTCCTTGGATATCTCGGAGCGTGTCATTGACGAACTGAACAAAGAATAG
- a CDS encoding outer membrane protein assembly factor BamA, whose product MTPFSASLRACCCGLLWVLVVGYSLTAGAQEPVQHVTGITIEGNRRIDASAIEGRLTLKVGDPYSPAVIRDQIRHLYDSGFFEDVQTDVDTTPDGVAVTFHLTEKPFITEIVFDGNEELSEDKLKEKITIKSQAFLDPQQVKESAEKVRVAYTEEGYYNCQVTPIVQTLDEDRKRLTFFIKEGARTRIKSVMFEGAKSVSHKELKGVLATREWAPWYALFTKFTLPSLISDSGTLKREEVPNDVERIREVYMNKGYLNVQVGLPTIELTEDKKWFLVTFAIGEGEPFTVEELGFRGNTVFEEAELRSGMQITEGEIFQRQKLRDEITRITDKYGARGYPFADVSPNIIPDHERKTAKLIFHIKEGELARIRQIKISGNDKTRDNVIRRELRVDESDIIDTVSLKRSFQRLNNLNFFETVEILPKQVEPDKVDLEVKVKEKSTGVFSIGGGFSTLDQLVAVADITEGNLGGYGWLGRIRGQLGQRRNLGLITFRNPYLNDSYTSLQLDIYSTATNYLTYFENKAGTSVSFGRWLSEYIFGSITPFAEQLNYSNATADAPEFILLQLGKQSSTGMRTLLARDTRDYYLDPRTGLRTSIGFDFASSKLGGTNDFYKITADVLKYTPLLFDTRFSVRARYGQVRAYNGKAIPLAERYFVGGINTMRGFVFGRAGPVTPSGSLVGAAKELIFNFDFIFPISSEAKLNGVIFFDYGKGFDDGEPLSLDLRSATGVELRWISPFGPLRAAYGFNLDPRPTERQGVFEFTVGSLF is encoded by the coding sequence GTGACTCCCTTCAGCGCCAGTCTCCGAGCGTGCTGCTGTGGATTGCTCTGGGTGTTGGTCGTCGGATACAGCCTGACTGCAGGGGCACAGGAGCCTGTCCAACACGTGACCGGCATTACCATTGAAGGTAACCGCCGGATCGACGCGTCGGCCATCGAGGGACGTTTGACGCTCAAGGTTGGGGATCCCTACAGCCCCGCCGTGATTCGAGATCAGATTCGCCACCTGTACGACTCCGGATTTTTCGAAGACGTCCAGACCGACGTTGACACGACCCCGGACGGGGTGGCCGTCACCTTTCATCTGACAGAGAAGCCCTTCATTACCGAAATTGTTTTCGACGGAAACGAAGAACTTAGCGAGGACAAGCTCAAAGAAAAAATCACGATTAAAAGCCAGGCCTTTCTCGATCCGCAGCAAGTCAAGGAAAGTGCAGAGAAAGTCCGCGTGGCGTACACTGAGGAAGGCTACTATAACTGCCAGGTCACGCCGATCGTTCAAACGCTCGACGAGGATCGCAAGCGATTGACCTTTTTTATTAAGGAAGGCGCGAGGACAAGGATTAAGTCGGTCATGTTCGAGGGTGCCAAATCCGTTTCGCATAAAGAACTCAAGGGTGTGCTGGCGACGCGTGAGTGGGCCCCCTGGTACGCTCTGTTTACGAAGTTCACCTTGCCGTCTCTGATCTCCGACTCCGGCACGCTTAAACGCGAAGAAGTGCCGAATGACGTCGAGCGAATTCGAGAAGTTTACATGAACAAGGGCTATCTCAACGTGCAGGTTGGCCTGCCCACCATCGAGTTGACAGAAGACAAGAAGTGGTTCCTGGTGACCTTCGCTATTGGGGAGGGTGAGCCATTCACGGTGGAGGAACTGGGCTTCCGGGGAAATACCGTTTTCGAAGAGGCGGAGCTGCGCAGTGGGATGCAGATTACAGAGGGCGAGATTTTTCAGCGCCAGAAGCTGCGGGATGAAATCACCCGGATCACTGACAAGTATGGCGCACGGGGGTATCCGTTCGCCGATGTCTCGCCCAATATTATCCCTGATCACGAGCGTAAGACCGCCAAGCTCATTTTCCACATCAAAGAAGGCGAGCTCGCCCGGATCAGGCAGATTAAGATTTCTGGCAACGACAAAACGCGAGATAACGTTATTCGGAGGGAGTTGCGGGTTGACGAATCGGATATTATCGACACGGTTTCACTGAAACGAAGCTTTCAACGCCTGAACAATCTCAACTTCTTCGAGACGGTCGAAATTCTGCCCAAGCAGGTTGAGCCCGACAAGGTGGATCTTGAGGTCAAAGTCAAGGAAAAGTCGACCGGGGTCTTCAGCATCGGCGGCGGGTTCAGTACGCTGGATCAGTTGGTGGCAGTGGCCGATATTACGGAGGGGAACCTCGGCGGCTACGGATGGCTGGGGCGGATCCGTGGTCAGTTGGGTCAGCGGCGTAACCTTGGATTGATTACATTCCGGAACCCCTACTTGAACGATTCGTATACATCACTGCAGCTCGACATTTACAGCACCGCGACGAATTACCTGACGTACTTCGAGAACAAGGCGGGTACCAGTGTCTCGTTCGGGCGCTGGTTGTCCGAGTATATTTTCGGTAGTATTACTCCGTTTGCGGAGCAATTGAACTATTCGAATGCGACGGCGGATGCGCCGGAGTTCATTTTGCTCCAGTTGGGGAAACAATCGTCGACGGGAATGCGAACCCTCTTGGCGCGAGATACGCGGGACTATTACCTGGATCCTCGCACGGGCCTCCGAACCAGCATCGGGTTCGACTTCGCGTCATCTAAGCTGGGCGGAACGAACGATTTCTACAAGATCACCGCCGACGTTTTGAAATACACCCCTCTCCTGTTTGATACGCGATTTTCGGTTCGCGCTCGGTACGGGCAGGTTCGGGCCTATAACGGAAAAGCCATTCCATTGGCTGAGCGATATTTCGTCGGAGGCATCAATACGATGCGCGGTTTCGTCTTCGGACGTGCAGGGCCGGTGACGCCGAGCGGATCCTTAGTGGGAGCCGCGAAGGAATTGATCTTCAACTTCGACTTTATCTTCCCGATTTCCTCGGAAGCCAAGTTGAACGGCGTGATCTTTTTCGACTACGGTAAAGGCTTCGACGATGGAGAACCTCTGAGCTTGGACCTCCGGAGCGCGACAGGCGTTGAACTGCGCTGGATTTCTCCGTTCGGACCGCTGCGGGCGGCCTATGGGTTCAATTTGGATCCGCGGCCCACCGAGCGGCAAGGAGTGTTCGAATTTACTGTGGGGAGCTTGTTCTAG
- a CDS encoding UTP--glucose-1-phosphate uridylyltransferase: MVRKAVIPVAGLGTRFLPATKASPKEMLALVDKPLIQYAVEEAVASGIEDIILITGRGKRAIEDHFDRSFELEENLRSNGKLDLLKEVEQISKLANFCYVRQPEARGLGHAVLCARHLIGDEPFAVILGDEIIDGRVPGLAQLVKAYEARRGAVLGVQQVPRDEVHRYGIIQPKPVGKGIFRVHSVVEKPATADAPSNYAIIGRYVLPPEIFSILGRTKPGKNGEIQLTDALQSLAKKSPMYAVEIDGSRHDAGDKLGFLIATVEFGLANPKLGPTFGDYLRTLIPLLRRRRS; this comes from the coding sequence ATGGTCCGCAAAGCTGTCATTCCCGTTGCCGGTCTCGGGACACGATTCCTGCCCGCCACCAAGGCGTCTCCGAAGGAGATGCTGGCGCTCGTGGACAAGCCGCTGATCCAATACGCGGTGGAAGAGGCCGTGGCGTCGGGCATCGAGGACATCATCCTGATTACCGGACGAGGCAAGCGCGCAATCGAAGACCATTTTGACCGATCATTCGAACTCGAAGAGAACCTCCGTTCGAATGGGAAGCTCGACTTGCTCAAAGAGGTGGAACAGATCTCGAAACTCGCTAATTTTTGCTATGTCCGGCAGCCCGAGGCCCGCGGATTAGGTCATGCAGTCTTGTGCGCCCGGCACCTGATCGGCGACGAGCCGTTCGCCGTCATTCTGGGGGATGAGATCATCGACGGGCGTGTGCCGGGATTGGCGCAACTCGTCAAAGCCTATGAAGCACGGCGAGGCGCCGTGCTAGGGGTCCAGCAGGTCCCGCGCGACGAGGTTCATCGATATGGCATCATTCAACCGAAACCCGTCGGTAAGGGAATCTTTCGCGTGCACAGTGTAGTTGAAAAACCGGCGACGGCGGATGCGCCGTCGAACTATGCGATTATCGGACGGTATGTCCTGCCTCCAGAGATTTTTTCAATTCTCGGGCGAACCAAGCCGGGCAAAAACGGTGAGATTCAACTGACGGACGCCCTTCAGTCCCTGGCCAAAAAATCACCCATGTACGCCGTGGAGATCGATGGATCACGGCACGACGCCGGCGACAAACTGGGCTTCCTCATCGCGACCGTGGAGTTTGGGCTGGCCAATCCCAAACTTGGACCGACCTTTGGAGATTACCTGCGCACCCTCATTCCTCTACTCCGCCGGAGACGGTCCTGA
- the lon gene encoding Lon protease has product MGGTPKPKHESATKDEPLVETTPDPGLESVSHADVPDHLPLLPVRDIVVFPYMVLPLFVGRDMSIKAIEAALAGNRMIFLATQKALDVENPSQDDIHRVGTVGVIMRMLKLPDERIKILVQGIVKAKITDYIQHDPYFSVRIDKVVEKKVTTSSLESEALMRTAKEQVERLVSLGKVLIPDVMVVIENLEDPGRLADMVVSNLGLKVETTQSVLEIFDPIARLRQASEILAKEIEVLSMQQKIQAQAKGEMDKTQREYFLREQLKAIQKELGELDERSEEIQEFRKRVKDSKMPEKVLKEVEKQLKRLEKMHPDTAESATVRTYLEWMVELPWSKKSKDNLDIKAAAKVLNEDHYDLEKVKERILEYLAVRKLKDKMKGPILCFAGPPGVGKTSLGKSIARALGREFVRISLGGVRDEAEIRGHRRTYVGALPGRIIQGMKQAGTNNPVFMLDEVDKVGMDFRGDPSAALLEVLDPEQNHAFSDHYLGVPFDLTDVMFIATANLIDPILPALRDRMEIIEIPGYTEEEKLGIGQRYIVPRQLTEHGITEKHIQLGEAALRQTISHYTREAGVRSLEREVANIMRKVAKKVAEGRTQCQTITPANLHKYLGVPKFVPDPEQEKDEVGVATGLAWTESGGDVLYIEASAMKGKGHLTLTGHLGDVMKESAQAALSYVRARAKVLGIAPDLFGKTDLHIHVPAGAIPKDGPSAGITMATAIASTLSNMPARRDVAMTGEVTLRGRVLPIGGLKEKILAAKRAHMTTVILPKRNKKDLDEIPKHLLKGLTFVFADTMDDVIRAGLRRIPSGLAKTGNGTHARKGKSRIPHHKASKPAPRSPLRRPARPGAAIHPPQA; this is encoded by the coding sequence ATGGGCGGCACCCCGAAACCCAAACACGAGTCGGCCACGAAGGACGAGCCCCTCGTCGAGACGACCCCGGATCCGGGTCTCGAGTCGGTGTCGCATGCCGACGTCCCGGATCATCTGCCGCTGCTCCCCGTCCGGGACATCGTCGTCTTCCCCTACATGGTCTTGCCGTTGTTTGTCGGTCGAGACATGTCGATCAAAGCCATCGAGGCGGCCCTTGCGGGCAACCGCATGATTTTCCTCGCCACCCAAAAAGCCCTCGACGTGGAAAATCCCAGCCAGGACGATATTCACCGGGTCGGGACGGTCGGCGTGATCATGCGGATGCTGAAGCTCCCCGATGAGCGTATCAAGATTCTGGTGCAGGGCATCGTCAAGGCCAAAATCACTGACTATATCCAGCACGATCCTTACTTCTCCGTCCGCATCGATAAAGTCGTCGAGAAGAAGGTTACGACCTCTTCACTCGAATCGGAGGCGCTGATGCGGACGGCCAAGGAGCAGGTCGAGCGCCTCGTCAGCCTGGGGAAGGTCCTTATTCCCGACGTCATGGTGGTCATTGAGAACCTGGAGGATCCGGGACGACTCGCCGATATGGTGGTGTCGAACCTTGGCCTGAAGGTCGAAACGACTCAGAGCGTATTGGAAATCTTCGATCCGATCGCCCGGCTGCGCCAGGCCAGTGAGATCCTGGCCAAAGAGATTGAAGTCCTCTCGATGCAGCAAAAAATCCAGGCCCAGGCCAAAGGGGAGATGGACAAGACCCAGCGCGAGTATTTCCTACGCGAACAACTGAAGGCGATCCAGAAGGAGCTGGGAGAACTCGATGAACGCTCGGAGGAAATCCAGGAGTTCCGCAAGCGGGTCAAAGATTCCAAGATGCCGGAGAAGGTACTGAAGGAAGTCGAGAAGCAACTCAAGCGGCTCGAAAAAATGCATCCCGATACCGCCGAATCCGCGACGGTCCGCACGTACCTGGAATGGATGGTCGAACTTCCTTGGAGCAAGAAATCGAAGGACAACCTGGATATCAAGGCCGCCGCCAAGGTGCTGAACGAGGATCACTACGACCTGGAAAAGGTCAAAGAGCGCATCTTGGAATATCTCGCGGTGCGGAAACTCAAAGACAAGATGAAAGGCCCGATCCTCTGCTTCGCAGGCCCTCCAGGCGTCGGAAAGACGTCGCTTGGGAAATCGATCGCCCGCGCCTTGGGACGCGAATTCGTGCGCATCAGTCTGGGCGGAGTGCGTGACGAAGCTGAAATTCGTGGCCACCGCCGGACGTACGTGGGAGCGCTTCCCGGCCGCATCATCCAGGGCATGAAACAGGCTGGCACGAACAACCCCGTCTTTATGCTCGACGAAGTGGACAAGGTCGGCATGGATTTTCGCGGGGATCCTTCCGCCGCGCTGCTGGAAGTGCTCGATCCGGAACAGAACCACGCCTTTAGCGACCATTATCTCGGCGTGCCGTTCGATCTGACGGATGTCATGTTTATCGCCACGGCCAACCTGATCGATCCTATTTTGCCGGCTTTGCGAGACCGGATGGAGATCATCGAAATCCCCGGTTACACCGAAGAGGAAAAGCTGGGCATTGGGCAACGCTATATCGTACCGCGACAGCTAACGGAACATGGGATCACCGAAAAACATATTCAGTTGGGCGAGGCGGCGCTACGCCAAACGATCTCGCATTACACCCGCGAGGCCGGCGTTCGCAGCCTGGAGCGGGAAGTCGCCAATATCATGCGGAAGGTGGCCAAGAAAGTTGCGGAAGGCCGCACGCAGTGCCAGACGATCACGCCGGCAAATTTGCATAAGTACCTCGGCGTGCCGAAGTTCGTTCCGGATCCGGAACAGGAAAAAGATGAAGTCGGCGTCGCCACAGGACTGGCATGGACCGAAAGCGGTGGAGACGTCCTGTACATCGAAGCCTCGGCCATGAAGGGCAAAGGCCACCTCACGCTCACCGGACACCTGGGCGATGTCATGAAGGAGTCGGCGCAGGCCGCACTGAGCTATGTTCGGGCTCGGGCCAAGGTGCTCGGGATCGCACCCGATCTCTTCGGGAAGACCGACCTTCACATTCACGTACCCGCCGGTGCCATTCCCAAGGACGGACCGTCGGCGGGCATCACGATGGCCACTGCGATCGCCTCAACTCTGTCAAACATGCCGGCCAGGCGCGACGTCGCGATGACCGGCGAAGTGACGCTGCGCGGGCGCGTGCTTCCCATCGGCGGCTTAAAGGAAAAAATTCTCGCTGCGAAGCGCGCGCACATGACCACGGTCATCTTGCCGAAGCGCAACAAGAAAGATCTCGACGAAATACCAAAGCACCTGCTGAAGGGCCTTACGTTCGTCTTTGCGGATACTATGGACGACGTGATTCGTGCCGGTCTTCGACGGATTCCCAGCGGCCTCGCAAAGACCGGCAACGGCACTCACGCCCGAAAAGGTAAAAGCAGGATCCCCCACCACAAAGCCTCGAAGCCGGCGCCGCGATCGCCGCTCCGCCGCCCAGCGCGTCCAGGTGCGGCGATTCATCCCCCGCAAGCGTGA
- the thiL gene encoding thiamine-monophosphate kinase — protein MPGARSRRSSVPLDEFALIDLIRSRFGGLAPEIVAGIGDDAAVVRASGTAPWIFTTDLLADGIHFSLATTSLVDLGYKAGAANLSDLAAMGAHPRYLLVDVAIPSRLSSRDVLRLYRGLSDVCRPHDVRIIGGDTSGSREGLFIAITAIGRAAGARAILRRGAQPGDRVFVSGFLGDALGGLILTQMHPRRVLGRRLPFRHRAYLLRRHRRPECRVALGTELGRLRLATAMIDLSDGLSADLPHLCEASRVGAQVDLAALPVSAALRGLAAATSRPLIDLALQGGEDYELLFATRPHDSEAVRVLARHLHVQVTEIGRIVPWKLGRQVREQSGFLRPLPMTGYRHFRTSHRP, from the coding sequence ATGCCGGGCGCTCGTTCTCGACGCTCCTCCGTCCCTCTTGACGAGTTTGCCCTCATCGATCTGATCCGATCCCGTTTCGGCGGTCTGGCTCCAGAGATTGTAGCTGGTATCGGAGACGACGCCGCGGTGGTACGGGCATCCGGAACGGCTCCGTGGATCTTCACGACGGATCTGCTCGCAGATGGCATCCACTTTTCGTTAGCGACCACGAGTCTGGTGGATCTGGGGTACAAAGCAGGCGCCGCCAATCTCAGCGACTTGGCGGCGATGGGGGCGCATCCACGTTATCTCTTGGTCGATGTCGCGATCCCTTCCCGCCTCTCTTCACGAGATGTCCTTCGGCTGTATCGTGGGCTCTCGGACGTGTGCCGCCCGCACGACGTCCGTATTATCGGTGGCGATACGTCAGGGTCCCGTGAGGGATTGTTCATCGCCATCACCGCCATCGGCCGGGCGGCGGGTGCACGGGCAATCCTGCGACGAGGAGCCCAACCCGGCGATCGTGTGTTCGTCAGCGGTTTTCTTGGAGATGCCTTGGGAGGCCTGATTCTTACCCAGATGCACCCCAGGCGTGTATTGGGACGGCGCCTGCCGTTTCGGCATCGAGCATACCTGCTGCGGCGACATCGCCGGCCAGAGTGCCGCGTGGCCCTGGGTACCGAGTTGGGGCGCCTGAGACTCGCCACCGCAATGATCGATCTGTCGGATGGGTTATCTGCGGATTTACCGCACCTGTGCGAGGCCAGCCGGGTAGGAGCGCAGGTTGATTTGGCCGCTTTGCCCGTCTCCGCAGCGCTGCGAGGCCTGGCGGCGGCTACGTCCCGTCCATTGATCGACCTGGCGCTGCAAGGAGGCGAGGACTACGAGCTCTTGTTTGCCACGAGGCCCCACGACAGCGAGGCGGTTCGCGTGCTTGCTCGCCACCTGCACGTGCAGGTGACCGAAATCGGGCGGATCGTTCCTTGGAAGTTGGGTCGACAGGTACGTGAGCAATCCGGATTCCTCCGACCGCTGCCTATGACGGGCTACCGGCATTTTCGGACCTCGCATCGTCCCTAA